One genomic region from Leptolyngbyaceae cyanobacterium JSC-12 encodes:
- a CDS encoding putative acetyltransferase (IMG reference gene:2510096294~PFAM: Acetyltransferase (GNAT) family), protein MNTLIRLLQENELPTAEYIFRLAFGTFIGLPQPTDFGGDASYIYPRWKVDPTAAFAAEMDGKLVGSNIATHWGSVGLLGPLTIHPDFWDQGIAQRLIESVMARFTQWETQQAGLFTFPNSPKHHALYQKFGFYPRFLTFIMAKPIRAVQRDLPGTKYSELDSQQQSYCLKECSQLTDAIYSGLDLSREILAVQNQNLGDTIFLWDETGLTGFAICHCGAGSEAGSNVCYVKFGAVRPGAKAGEWFEQLLDLCEAYGATQKVLRLVAGVNTSHDAAYTRMLARHFRTEIIGVVMHKPNEAGYNRPDVFILDDWR, encoded by the coding sequence ATGAACACCTTAATTCGGCTCCTTCAAGAAAATGAGCTACCGACGGCTGAATATATTTTTCGACTTGCCTTTGGTACTTTTATTGGATTGCCTCAACCCACCGATTTTGGCGGTGATGCAAGCTACATTTACCCTCGATGGAAAGTTGATCCGACAGCGGCGTTTGCTGCTGAAATGGATGGGAAATTAGTTGGCTCCAATATCGCGACTCATTGGGGGAGCGTTGGTCTTTTGGGTCCACTCACGATTCACCCCGACTTTTGGGATCAAGGCATTGCTCAACGTCTCATTGAGTCTGTAATGGCTCGGTTTACTCAATGGGAAACACAACAAGCAGGATTGTTTACCTTTCCAAATAGCCCAAAGCACCATGCACTTTATCAAAAGTTCGGTTTCTATCCACGCTTTCTGACTTTCATTATGGCAAAACCGATTCGGGCAGTTCAGCGAGACCTACCCGGAACAAAGTATTCTGAGCTAGACTCACAACAGCAATCTTATTGTCTCAAAGAGTGTTCTCAACTCACAGATGCTATTTACTCAGGGCTAGATTTATCGCGTGAGATTCTAGCTGTTCAAAATCAAAATCTAGGGGATACCATTTTCCTCTGGGATGAAACAGGTTTAACAGGATTCGCGATTTGTCATTGTGGTGCAGGAAGTGAAGCAGGTAGCAATGTCTGCTATGTCAAGTTTGGAGCAGTGCGTCCGGGTGCGAAAGCTGGAGAATGGTTTGAACAGTTGCTTGATCTGTGTGAAGCCTATGGAGCAACTCAAAAAGTGTTACGTCTAGTTGCTGGAGTGAATACTAGTCATGATGCAGCCTACACCAGAATGCTTGCTCGACATTTTCGCACTGAGATTATAGGGGTTGTCATGCACAAACCAAACGAAGCTGGTTACAATCGACCAGATGTTTTTATATTAGATGACTGGCGTTAA
- a CDS encoding hypothetical protein (IMG reference gene:2510096293~PFAM: Protein of unknown function (DUF1232)), with protein sequence MKFSIESLYNWYRDTIRNPKYRWWIIAGSLFYLLSPIDISPDIFPVVGWIDDGVIATLLVAELSSMMLDRLKVSKGTTTTEAAANSYATVTDSTVDVNAVSVN encoded by the coding sequence ATGAAGTTTTCAATTGAGTCTCTGTACAACTGGTATCGCGATACGATTCGCAATCCTAAATATCGCTGGTGGATTATTGCTGGATCGTTGTTCTATCTCTTAAGCCCCATTGATATTTCTCCCGATATTTTCCCGGTCGTCGGCTGGATTGATGATGGAGTAATTGCAACCCTTCTAGTTGCAGAACTATCTTCGATGATGCTTGATCGTTTGAAAGTGAGTAAAGGGACGACTACCACTGAAGCAGCCGCTAATAGTTATGCAACTGTCACTGACAGCACGGTTGATGTGAATGCAGTGTCTGTTAATTGA